The Ectothiorhodospiraceae bacterium BW-2 nucleotide sequence TAAGGGCGACATTAGGGCGCATAGTGGCCAAATTGAGCTTGGTGCGGCCATAGTCGGGGTGGGTCTGAATACCGCCGTTTGCCACCGCAAGGGTGGTGCTATCGGGGAGTGGTTTCAGCTCATGGGGGCCGATACCGCCGCTTGGCCACTCGCTAAGGGGGTTGAGCTGGTTATCGTAGCGGATAATGACCCCCCGCCCTTCGGGATGGTCAAACTCATTTGCCGTGAGGAGTAGCTCGCCTGTGGCGGTAAATAGCCCATGGCCATAGAAGTGGTACCCTTTAGGCGCTTGAATTGTGGCTAGCGGGGTGCCGCTGTGGCTCTCAAACAGCGCTAACCACGACTGTGGCCGTCGGGCGACTACCGCGACTAAAGGCTGGTAAGGATGGAGCAGCACCGCATGCCCCCGTCCGGGCAGTGGCTGTTGAAATAGCGGCTCGCCCCGCTCGGTCACTGCCGACAGATAGGGGTGGTTAGCGTGGTTAACGCAGCTATAGAGCTTTGGTGCTGCCGGCGCGGCTGCCTGACTGGCCGGCGTAGGCCAGAGAGGGAGTGTGGCGAGGGTTTTTAATAGCGTTCGCCGTTGCATGGCTTAATCTCCATCGAGCGAATTAAACCCTAGGCTGATGCCGAGCTGTGCGGTCACTTCAGTCGCGATGAGTTGCTGTAGCTGTTGTAGCTGTTGTCGCAGTACCTCTAGCCGAGGGCGCTGCTCTGGATCGGAGACCGCTCGTGTTAAGGGGATATCGATGCTGTTGAGGGTCGTTTGGGCTTGGTGAAGCTGCTGTTGTAGCGCCGTTTTGAGTGGTCTCCCCTCTAGCTGTGGCAACAGCAGCAGCTCGATGACCTGTCGTAGTGAGAGGAGATTTTGGGCCAGATTATCGAGCGAGCGTTGGCTGCGCCACGACTCAGCTAAGCGGCCATTGGCCTTGGCCGGTTCGGTGCCGAGCGGCTTGGTTAGCTTATGGTCGATCATGAACTGTAGCTGGGTATGGAGTTGGTTGAGTAGCTGCGATTCGACCTCACTGCGGCTCTCAAAAAAGGCGTTACCCTCGCTTGCTGTGGCGATATAGTGGCGAAATGGGGGGGCGTTTTCGAGCGGTTGCGTCCAGCCTTGATAGAGGGCGGTAGCGTTGTGGTGCAGTTCGGTGGTGATGGCGGCAATCAATTGGCAGCGATAACTATCAGGCGGTGCGTTAGCGAACAGTAGCTGCTCTAATGCCGTTAACCCTTGTAGGGCGGCGCTTTGGTGGGCAAATTGTGCCGGCTGTAGCGGCTCAAGGTCGGCTGCGGCGAGAAACTGTAATAGCTGTCGGGAGCCGCTACCCCGTTTATCGGGCCAGAAGTGGATACGGTAGTGGCGTAGATTGAATTCGGCCGGGCCGAGGCGGAGATATTGGATCTGTTGCCAGGCCGCCATGGTGGTCTGAAAGTGCTGTTTAAGTGCGGTAGGTGGCTGTTCGGGCTGACACTGCTCGCCCTGCTGTTGCAGCGCTGCGCTTTGGTGCTGTAGCTGCTGATAGGCGGGGATAATCTGCCTATCGACCACACTGAGCAGCCCCTCCAAGGCTGCCGATAGGGAGGGGGGGAGTGTTAACAGAAGTAGTGTTAGCCAGAGGGGTAGGTGTCGGTTCATAACTGCTCCAAAAGGGTAAGAAGTTGTTGGCGTTGAGAGGCGGAGAGGTTGATAAAGCGCTGTTTAGCTGCGGTTGCCTCTCCTCCGTGCCATAAAATGGCTTCGGTGAGTGATTTTGCACGACCA carries:
- a CDS encoding DUF1513 domain-containing protein; the encoded protein is MQRRTLLKTLATLPLWPTPASQAAAPAAPKLYSCVNHANHPYLSAVTERGEPLFQQPLPGRGHAVLLHPYQPLVAVVARRPQSWLALFESHSGTPLATIQAPKGYHFYGHGLFTATGELLLTANEFDHPEGRGVIIRYDNQLNPLSEWPSGGIGPHELKPLPDSTTLAVANGGIQTHPDYGRTKLNLATMRPNVALIDLSDGRLLHRFEPPEHWHQLSMRHLDVTGDTIVVAMQYQGAANQNPPLLGVIETLQQRIDFLSAPAKIEPQLRNYIGSIRCSHDGQLIALSAPRGNRIVLWSLAERRYLTSLTVNDGCGITAIDSRDFLFSSGDGELLYYQSQPQQLTPLISAAESQRRWDNHLTLSGV